The DNA sequence TCTAAGAGTCCAATTTAATTCTTAAATGGCCActgatttgaaaattatataattttttaatgagaaATTCGGAATTTGTTATTTTGATCATTAGCTTTAAACAcacaagttaaaatataaaatttagagTTAAGTAAAAAAAGGGATTTGATCGATTTCAGTTGTATGACATTATTTTACTAAAGGACAAAATACACGTCACATGTAACGctatattttagttaattcttaaatttatttcatatcaTTTAATTTCTAACATGAATTCATGATGGATCAAAATAGACAAAAATGAgtcaaaaagattcaaaatgtAATGTCAAAACATACCGGCTGATACATTATAcaattatctaaaattttagataACAAAATACAATTACCCCGAACCAGATGAATGCGTCTTACAGTTACCTCCGAGAAAAATACTGCTAGATTGAGGTGTTACCAGAGCTGAAGCTTCTAACTGAGGCAAATTACACAGTTTTTAACATAGAGGAGAGATACAAGTGAGGGGCCATTCATGTAAAAACCATAAAAATTAGGGATCgcagttttacccgacccgatggatacccgatctgttccgacccgattgggtctacccgaacccgatttttttggatctggatccggatctggatcttatttttagacccgaaagagtttggatctggatctggatctcaggtattccgaaccgagacccgacccgaaacccgaaacccgatttaaacccgatccgaacccgaaacccgataaaacccgatacaaaatattatatatatatatatatatatatatatatatatatatatttatgtatattatgtgtttaatgtaaagtatacatattgaaatattatgaattattaggtatgaatattaacattttacttaattttatatgcccaatatagaattattattcatttcatcaatatttttctcagttattgtgcattaaaaaatctaaatataataaaaatataaaatataaatgataagttgaatgattgtatacaattaagttaacatgtttcacgtgtttattgtattagacgaaacttgtaaaacccttttttatgttcctaaattttaaaaaaatcaatcatcacattttttttatagatatatataatttttatttttatctaattttattttttaaatacccgaattagacccgaacccgaacccgaaccgaaacccgaaaaaacccgacggatcggatctggatcttcattttccagacccggacccgaacccgaaccgacccgaaatataatggatcggatctggatcttaagaaacccgatccgacccgacccgttgccatccctaataAAAATCAAGACCTAAAGCACACTGAAGGGAAATTAAACCCAGATACCAACATAATAAATACTGATGGTTATACAGTAGTTCTGATGAATAATAATCTAGTTAATGATTTCTCATCGAAACCTTATTGGCATATGAATACTGCAACTACATGCAAGGCGGATAAAAAATGTAGGTATACATGGGGTGACTATCAACACGGGCATGAACAATGCTTCTAATTTCCTCAGTAATTTGAAAAAACTCCGGGCAAAAATGCTTCCCCCTTAAGTTAAGCTTTACTTTCTTTGCTTGCTGCTTAAAAAGTGTTCACAAGGACCAAGGTTCAAACTATAATCAGCACTGTCCCTTGATTTCAATCAGATATTCTCATCTCAACTTTAAGTACGTCCTTCACTACCTCGTATGTCACAAATGCAATTGCAATTGATGGGACCACCTACATAGAGATAATAGCATCAGCAAAGTTCGTTTCACAGCAAGCATGCTTTTAGAACAAGAAACTATAGCCTCCCGGTGTAAAGTTATAAAAAGAAAGGAATTGTGAGGTATAACCATTTTAGGGGTGGGGTAACTAGAAAGTTTAGGAAATATTGTCCCACAAAAATTTTATACACttcaaactaaaatatatatagccATTCTCTTTCTCGGTGCTAACTCTTGAAGGAATGCTAAATTTAAGCCAGTGGCATTTAAGATTACAAGCAAGAAGAACAGAATTTAATAAGTAACAAATGTTTAAAGTATACACCTTGTCTACAGTAAATAGCATGGATATAAAATGATTAGATGTTTATTCAATCTAAATACTGACCTTCACGGAGTTGGGAACCAACCCTTTGTATAAAGCTCTAAACCCTTCGTGACGGACTGTTTTCCTAAACGCATCAACCATACCAGTATATTCAAGCCGAGCTTGGCTCTTCCCGTCACCGGTAACAACTGCAGATGCATCTTTCCAGCCCACCATCTGCATTCTTCTACGGATAACATCAAGAGGATAGGCAACCGTCTGGCCAACAGTTCCAGCTGCAGCACCACATGCAAGCTTTGTTGCAACACCCAACTCAGTGTCTTCAACCAATCCAAATGGTCTGGATTTGACCAACCAGTCTTTTAGTGATTCATACACAGCAAAGTTGAGTCCCACATAAGGTACCTACAAACACCAACACCAACATCTTCAGGCTTTTTAAAACAAACAAGTTCACTTGAAGTTTGGAAGTTCAAATAATAGTTTGTTAGAAAATAAATCTTTACAGCTTATCCAAAACTAAGGCAACTTCAGAACAATTTATCGCATGCCTTACATGTTCATGACAGATTATGCCAAAAAGGATGGCCTcaatttatcatttaactaaATGTAATGTGTAAAGACTAAAGTACTAACCATAAACTCATGATAAGTATAATGCTATAATCAATTGAGAAAACATTATACTATTCACTTAATTTAAACATGTAAACTATATATACTTGGCTCAAAAGGGCACAGTATACTGTCTATAATCAATTAAGAAAACATATAGACTATTCACCAAATTTTGAGGTAATTTAATTTCCATCAAAGATCAAACTATCCTTGCTCTCTCACAATTATATACTGTATTAGACATGGAATAGAAATCATAGCTCAATATGTAAATTGCATACACATTCCCTTGGACTCCCAAGTTTATGCCCCTTTATTTCTCTGATTGTTAGACATACTATACTAAAATACTGATGCAAACACTACTAAACTACCAAACAGGAAAGATATGCTGAGACAGTATTATGTTAATCAGCGGTGGAATACTTAGATGCAGGAGAATATTTATCTGCAGTGACTTCTTATTTATTAAACCCATGTTTAACACGAATATGAAAATGCTGACACAAGCAACTCTTCATAGAGGAGGAAACACATTATCTTAATAGGCAAAACACAAGAATTCTAAGCAGAGACATTAACACTGAAAGTATTTAAAGCATAAACTAAAGTGCACTGTCAGAAGTTCaaacaatctaaatataataagaCAACAAAAGATCCAGATCATTTAATACTTACAACTCCAATGACAGAGGGAAGCCATCCTTTGTACAATGCACGGGGTCCTTCTTCACGAAGAACTGTAGCAAGAGCATGAGCAATTCCTCTGTACTGGCTTGGAGAGCTCCCTGACTGCAAAAGCAAGCACAAGAGGTGAACTCCTTGCTCTAATTTAGAGCATACCTGATTTGGCACAGACCATTGGCCAGCGCCGgcctaaatttaaataattatttaaaatttagcaaACAACTGTAAAGTATACCTGGACTGTTAGCCGACCTCGTACCAGGTCCATCGGGTAGGTCGCTGACATAGCAATTATTCCAGCACAAGCTCCCGCTCCAAGGCGTAGAACAGGAGTGAGTTCAGCATCCTCTGCAAGTTAACAGTTTGAAATACCATAACTACTGTATTAATAAATTGCTTGGTTCTAAAGACAGTCTTCCATGCTAGTTCACTTTAGAATTATTACCCAAATATATGCTCCTCAAGATATAGAATTTAGTATTGTAAACATTGTCTACAGATTTGTTTCAATAGATCTTAGTTCATCTTAGTTCAGCTAACACAAATATACATGCACTAGTTTTGAACTTTGTTCCTCgtaaatttttcttaaataagtttttaatatttaacagCTATGTACTACTTTTCTTCATTCGGTTATTGTTTGTAGGGTCCTCAATGTGTAGGAAGCAACACTCCAGTTCCCGCTCTGCATACATATTTCTAGCTCCAACCCCTTCCATATTTCTTGGAAGATAATAGATACTTTTATTAATCCTTGCTTCTACCTTGAGAAATGCAATTTTTTTCCCCACACTTTACTACCTTCTGTTTTACTGTAAAACTCATAAAGCTTCCATGCCTTGCTTTTTTAGTCAAAACTAAAACGtaaatatatgtgaaaatattttcTTAGAACTAATATTGCTtgatcaataaaaatatgtaagaaaatccgaaaataaataaaatttgatgatGGACATAAAAGGGAGATCTTTCCCAAAGGGCTCTTAGCCTAGTGGTATCGACCTCATCCTCTTTGGTAGAACTAAAGATATTGCAaacaatgaaaataataaactaaCCAAATATAAACACTTCAAATGTAATTTGTTGACCTCTAGGTATGCAGATGGAATGTAACTTTTATAGATAACTAGGAGGAAGGAAAACAATGATCCTACCATTTCCAGTTTGTCGCCTATAGAGCCACAATATTCCCCTGTCAAAGTCAGAAACctaaaagttaatatttttgaCATATAGCCTACCCCTAAAATGCTCTCTACTAAAGGCTGCTA is a window from the Daucus carota subsp. sativus chromosome 8, DH1 v3.0, whole genome shotgun sequence genome containing:
- the LOC108198352 gene encoding mitochondrial adenine nucleotide transporter ADNT1, which codes for MASEDVKSSETAVSRIVNLAEEAKIASEGVKAPAGIAWLTITKSLLAGGVAGGVSRTAVAPLERLKILLQVQNPHSIKYNGTVQGLKYIWRTEGFRGLFKGNGTNCARIVPNSAVKFYSYEEASKGILWLYRRQTGNEDAELTPVLRLGAGACAGIIAMSATYPMDLVRGRLTVQSGSSPSQYRGIAHALATVLREEGPRALYKGWLPSVIGVVPYVGLNFAVYESLKDWLVKSRPFGLVEDTELGVATKLACGAAAGTVGQTVAYPLDVIRRRMQMVGWKDASAVVTGDGKSQARLEYTGMVDAFRKTVRHEGFRALYKGLVPNSVKVVPSIAIAFVTYEVVKDVLKVEMRISD